In Bifidobacterium sp. ESL0745, one DNA window encodes the following:
- a CDS encoding thiamine-binding protein, translated as MSENIDRNAVRQTVPTDPKTGKPYINTVAAVAIAPSGTGSELSQYVAQSVNVIRESGLDNETNAMFTNIEGNLDDVLKVVRDATMVLATQGYRTGVTLKLDIRPGFSGQIKEKQQLVDEILSQTK; from the coding sequence ATGAGCGAGAACATCGACCGCAACGCCGTCAGGCAAACTGTCCCTACCGATCCGAAAACAGGCAAACCCTATATCAACACCGTGGCAGCAGTCGCAATTGCCCCCAGTGGCACGGGCTCGGAGCTGAGCCAGTATGTCGCACAATCGGTCAACGTCATCCGTGAATCAGGATTGGACAACGAAACCAATGCGATGTTCACCAATATCGAGGGGAATCTGGATGACGTGCTCAAGGTCGTCCGCGACGCCACCATGGTGCTGGCCACCCAAGGTTACCGTACCGGTGTCACACTGAAACTTGACATACGTCCCGGTTTTTCAGGTCAAATAAAAGAGAAACAACAGCTTGTTGACGAGATACTAAGTCAAACGAAATAA
- a CDS encoding signal peptidase II: MKNVSAKRPRARVAVFLAVTVAALLLDRLTKLWAQAALSGRETIVVIPRFLGLTLVHNPGASLGMGSSMTWLISCVAFVACVALVYLALTTVSLWWTAALTLAFAGAFGNLIDRVIYAHGFLNGSVVDFLNYGWSVGNIADIELGIAAVLIVILLLASVPFGAKDLNNEAADNVGDRGADGR; encoded by the coding sequence ATGAAGAACGTATCAGCTAAACGGCCGCGCGCTCGTGTGGCCGTTTTTCTTGCCGTTACGGTGGCGGCGCTACTGCTTGACCGCCTTACCAAGCTGTGGGCGCAGGCTGCGTTGAGCGGCAGGGAAACCATAGTTGTCATTCCCAGATTTCTTGGGTTGACTTTGGTGCATAATCCTGGTGCATCACTTGGAATGGGCTCGTCGATGACCTGGCTCATCTCATGTGTGGCATTTGTGGCTTGTGTGGCGTTGGTCTACTTGGCCCTGACTACCGTTTCGTTATGGTGGACCGCGGCGCTTACCCTTGCGTTCGCCGGGGCATTCGGCAACCTCATCGATCGTGTGATTTATGCCCATGGGTTCCTTAACGGTTCGGTGGTGGATTTTCTCAATTACGGATGGTCCGTCGGCAATATCGCTGATATCGAGCTGGGAATCGCGGCTGTACTTATCGTTATCCTATTGTTGGCCAGCGTTCCGTTCGGCGCAAAAGATCTCAATAACGAGGCGGCGGATAACGTCGGGGATAGAGGAGCCGACGGTAGATGA
- a CDS encoding cell division protein SepF yields MAGYMKKAMSYLGMTDVVDDDDEDIQDDDDTTSSDYDSESPVTPITIQTSSTSQTGDSSSSSAKPFPASRINRITTIHPKDYDEVQKVGRALRDGVPVVLNLTGLSREVACRALDFCSGVVFGIRGSLERVTSRVFLLSPAQVKIKVEQTPSDESDDDLF; encoded by the coding sequence ATGGCTGGATACATGAAAAAAGCGATGTCATATCTTGGTATGACCGATGTGGTGGACGACGATGACGAGGATATACAGGACGATGATGATACAACGTCTTCTGATTATGATTCGGAGAGCCCGGTGACACCGATTACCATACAGACTTCCTCGACGTCGCAGACTGGCGATTCATCATCAAGCTCCGCCAAGCCTTTCCCGGCTAGCCGTATCAATCGTATCACCACCATTCATCCCAAGGATTACGACGAGGTCCAGAAGGTTGGCCGTGCCTTGCGTGACGGTGTTCCGGTGGTGCTCAATCTGACCGGACTGTCGCGGGAAGTAGCCTGCCGCGCTCTTGATTTCTGTTCAGGTGTGGTCTTCGGCATTCGTGGTTCGCTTGAGCGTGTCACGTCCAGGGTCTTCCTCTTAAGCCCTGCCCAGGTGAAGATCAAGGTAGAGCAGACGCCATCCGACGAATCCGATGACGACCTGTTCTGA
- a CDS encoding DivIVA domain-containing protein, whose translation MSLLTAQQVRNHSFTTVRFKEGYDVEQVDEFLDQVEATLRAREERIVYLEGKAGGSVSETDLANQDCVDESSSSASFDDSEVRSPEAGNTTKEQISWEQ comes from the coding sequence ATGTCATTGTTGACAGCGCAACAAGTACGTAACCATTCATTTACGACGGTCCGTTTCAAAGAGGGCTATGACGTCGAGCAGGTCGATGAGTTTCTCGATCAGGTTGAGGCTACATTGCGGGCGCGGGAAGAACGCATCGTGTATCTGGAAGGAAAGGCCGGCGGTTCGGTTTCAGAAACCGACCTGGCGAATCAGGATTGTGTCGATGAATCCTCGTCATCTGCCTCGTTTGATGATTCAGAAGTGCGATCGCCGGAAGCCGGGAATACAACTAAAGAACAAATATCGTGGGAACAGTAA
- a CDS encoding LacI family DNA-binding transcriptional regulator: protein MMTMKDVAEKAGVSISTVSLVLNNRDAGRVKTQIAARVREIADELGYKPNPMARSLRTSKTGILGFIADEIYDIPYTAQTLQGAQDAASHYGYIILFVDTDGSASQADQISVLQRYGMDGFLYSKPSSQVTEVPEDLVHSPLVLISTNTVDNRFPIVEPDEFAIGYDATKKLIDSGAKKIAYIGNSAPTIAQATRLEGYRRALKESKIPFDKELVVNVSQNEDALRKVSALFDSVKPDAFFCYDDARTWYIYECAARRGLTVGKDLSVIGVGNDSNIADTFSPKLTSVAIPYYEMGYWAVCKLVSLIEKRSLGEDPFPKNLIDLPPINSAIPACIHCQIIENQSVANKE, encoded by the coding sequence ATGATGACTATGAAAGACGTCGCGGAAAAGGCCGGAGTCTCGATCTCCACTGTTTCCCTGGTCCTCAACAACCGGGATGCCGGACGCGTTAAAACACAGATCGCCGCAAGGGTGCGGGAAATAGCCGATGAACTGGGGTATAAGCCCAATCCGATGGCTCGCAGCCTGAGAACCAGTAAAACCGGAATCCTCGGCTTCATCGCCGATGAAATCTATGACATTCCTTATACTGCGCAAACCCTGCAAGGCGCACAGGACGCCGCAAGCCACTATGGCTACATCATTCTGTTCGTCGATACGGACGGTTCGGCCAGCCAGGCAGACCAGATTTCCGTGTTGCAGCGTTACGGTATGGATGGTTTCCTGTATTCCAAGCCTTCCAGCCAAGTTACCGAAGTCCCCGAAGATCTTGTCCATTCTCCGCTGGTGCTGATTTCCACCAATACCGTTGACAACCGCTTCCCCATTGTCGAGCCCGACGAGTTCGCCATCGGCTACGACGCCACCAAGAAGCTTATCGATTCAGGAGCCAAGAAGATTGCCTATATCGGCAATTCGGCACCGACCATCGCCCAGGCCACCAGGCTTGAAGGCTATCGCAGGGCGCTTAAGGAGTCGAAGATTCCCTTTGACAAAGAGCTGGTCGTCAACGTCTCGCAGAACGAAGACGCGCTGAGGAAAGTATCAGCACTGTTCGACAGCGTGAAACCGGATGCCTTCTTCTGCTACGACGATGCCCGCACATGGTACATCTACGAATGCGCGGCACGCCGCGGTTTGACCGTCGGCAAGGATCTTTCGGTCATCGGTGTGGGCAATGACAGCAACATTGCCGACACCTTCTCCCCCAAACTGACCTCGGTCGCCATACCTTACTACGAAATGGGCTATTGGGCGGTTTGCAAGCTGGTCTCCCTGATTGAAAAGCGTTCGCTGGGCGAAGATCCGTTCCCCAAGAACCTCATCGATTTGCCGCCAATCAATTCCGCGATTCCAGCCTGTATCCATTGCCAGATCATTGAAAACCAATCGGTTGCCAACAAGGAATGA
- the ftsZ gene encoding cell division protein FtsZ, which translates to MVSEIAQTDNFNDKTSIKVVGVGGAGGNAVNRMIAEGLKNVEFVAINTDAKDLLRSDADVKISLSDHSSRGLGAGADPEKGAKAAQDHQSDIEEALKGADMVFVTCGEGGGTGTGASPIVARAAHQQGALTIAVVTRPFAFEGPQRAASAKLGIENLRKEVDALIVIPNDRLLELSDKTIGIVDAFKTADTALLAGVQGITDLITMNSYIHVDFSDVTAILRGAGTALFGIGSARGEDRATQAAEIAISSPLLEESIEGAHGALINIAGPTDLKLQEASDATELVRKAIHPEAQIIWGLALDDAYGDEVRVTVIAAGFDADGKKDAENRDNVSKAMPQATQEETNPTYESEPQTPLVREVPDLDTPTVSHTPETGPYDDSGDSNSPDDPGDLDIPDFLR; encoded by the coding sequence ATGGTGAGCGAGATTGCCCAGACTGACAATTTCAACGATAAAACGAGCATCAAGGTGGTCGGTGTCGGTGGTGCCGGTGGCAACGCCGTCAATCGAATGATTGCCGAAGGTTTGAAAAACGTTGAATTTGTAGCGATTAATACCGACGCAAAGGATTTGCTCCGCAGCGACGCGGATGTCAAGATTTCTTTGAGTGACCATTCCAGCAGAGGGCTTGGAGCCGGAGCCGATCCGGAAAAGGGAGCCAAGGCTGCGCAGGATCATCAGTCGGACATCGAAGAGGCGCTCAAGGGCGCCGATATGGTTTTCGTCACTTGTGGCGAAGGCGGCGGCACCGGTACCGGCGCAAGCCCTATCGTCGCGCGTGCGGCCCATCAGCAAGGTGCGCTGACCATTGCCGTGGTCACTCGCCCATTTGCCTTTGAAGGACCGCAACGAGCGGCTTCGGCCAAGCTCGGCATCGAGAATCTGCGCAAGGAAGTCGATGCGCTGATTGTCATCCCGAACGACCGTCTCCTGGAGCTTTCCGATAAGACCATCGGCATCGTCGATGCCTTCAAGACCGCCGACACGGCACTCCTTGCCGGAGTGCAGGGCATCACCGACCTGATCACGATGAATTCCTACATCCATGTCGATTTCTCCGACGTCACCGCGATCCTGCGTGGTGCAGGCACGGCCCTCTTCGGCATCGGCTCGGCTCGAGGCGAGGATCGCGCCACTCAGGCGGCAGAAATCGCCATCAGCTCCCCGCTTCTTGAGGAAAGCATCGAAGGCGCTCACGGTGCGCTCATCAATATCGCAGGTCCGACGGATCTGAAACTGCAAGAGGCCAGCGACGCCACCGAACTCGTTCGTAAGGCGATCCACCCTGAGGCACAGATCATCTGGGGTCTTGCTCTTGACGACGCTTATGGCGACGAGGTTCGTGTCACCGTGATTGCCGCTGGTTTTGACGCCGATGGCAAGAAGGACGCCGAAAACCGTGATAACGTTTCCAAAGCAATGCCTCAGGCCACGCAAGAGGAAACGAATCCAACCTATGAGTCCGAGCCCCAGACACCGCTTGTGCGCGAAGTTCCTGATTTGGATACACCGACAGTTTCGCACACACCGGAAACCGGTCCCTACGATGATTCCGGTGACTCGAATTCGCCGGATGACCCCGGCGATCTTGATATCCCCGATTTTCTGCGCTGA
- a CDS encoding YggT family protein, which yields MLLVVLSLIKWLIGLYETVLFIRVLFDWVFVLMPRWRPGRVIGSIINVFYVLTDPPLRWLRRFIPVIRMGSGGLDVTPMVLWFILAVVAVII from the coding sequence ATGTTGCTTGTGGTATTGTCCCTGATCAAATGGCTCATAGGCCTCTATGAGACGGTGCTCTTCATCCGGGTGCTTTTCGATTGGGTGTTTGTATTGATGCCGCGTTGGCGTCCTGGTCGTGTAATCGGGTCGATCATCAATGTGTTCTATGTGTTGACTGACCCCCCGCTGCGTTGGCTGCGCAGGTTTATTCCCGTTATCAGAATGGGGTCGGGGGGACTGGATGTCACCCCGATGGTGTTGTGGTTCATTCTCGCCGTGGTTGCTGTGATTATTTAG
- a CDS encoding DivIVA domain-containing protein: MALLTPKDIREHAFQTVRFKEGYDVEEVDDFLDQVTETVEALGKQAMANGNGQSTQSLGPDVSKLNSKISDLTSQVQALSRENQTLKAASQQRGNTNQASASVDASKLAEAEESNRGLAEQNRQLKDQVDRLNAQIDQLTAQAAQAAGKKDLDNQLVAVQHERDEFRAGNEKLSRELEQAKKQLSTASDQARQMQDLSRQLEESKQRENQLRAQVSKIEPSTETGSLQKIAGAAQGASSEPERATAMLTLAMQLHDQYVDKGKAKAKEITEASQSKYQELVNKANDYSTRTRNESDEYAKQTRNKAEEYSKQTRSDADSYSQRTRSAADNYSTQKHSSADTYESEVQRRAAEYDQKTRSAAETYAQQVRDNLASQSKVIESNIQSLKQFETEYRTRLTEFLGQLVSQVSDTNTYNKLEESKD, from the coding sequence ATGGCACTGTTAACGCCGAAAGATATTAGGGAACATGCCTTCCAAACCGTACGTTTTAAAGAAGGTTATGATGTCGAAGAGGTTGACGACTTCCTCGACCAGGTGACCGAGACCGTTGAAGCTCTCGGCAAGCAGGCTATGGCCAACGGCAATGGCCAGTCGACGCAGTCGCTGGGGCCGGATGTCAGCAAGCTCAATTCGAAGATTTCCGATCTGACTTCCCAGGTCCAGGCGTTAAGTCGCGAAAACCAGACGTTGAAGGCCGCAAGCCAGCAGCGAGGCAACACCAATCAGGCTTCGGCAAGTGTCGATGCTTCCAAGCTCGCTGAGGCCGAGGAAAGCAACAGGGGACTGGCTGAGCAGAACAGGCAGCTCAAGGATCAGGTCGATCGCCTGAACGCGCAGATCGATCAGCTCACCGCCCAAGCTGCGCAGGCCGCCGGCAAGAAGGATCTCGACAATCAGCTTGTCGCGGTTCAGCACGAGCGCGACGAATTCCGTGCCGGTAACGAGAAGCTTTCTCGTGAGCTTGAGCAGGCCAAGAAGCAGCTTTCCACTGCCAGTGATCAGGCCCGTCAAATGCAGGATCTTTCCCGCCAGCTTGAAGAATCCAAGCAGCGTGAGAACCAGTTGCGTGCTCAGGTCTCCAAGATCGAACCGAGCACCGAGACCGGAAGCTTGCAGAAGATCGCCGGTGCCGCGCAGGGGGCGTCCAGTGAGCCCGAGCGCGCGACCGCTATGCTGACGCTCGCCATGCAACTGCATGATCAGTACGTTGACAAGGGCAAGGCGAAGGCCAAAGAGATCACCGAGGCCAGCCAGAGCAAGTATCAGGAGCTGGTCAACAAGGCCAATGACTATTCCACCCGCACCCGTAACGAATCCGATGAATATGCCAAGCAGACCCGTAACAAGGCTGAGGAATATTCCAAGCAGACCCGTTCCGATGCCGATTCATATTCGCAGAGAACCCGTTCCGCAGCCGACAATTACTCCACGCAAAAGCATTCTTCGGCCGACACCTACGAGTCCGAAGTGCAGCGTCGTGCCGCCGAGTACGATCAGAAGACTCGTTCCGCAGCCGAGACCTACGCTCAGCAGGTGCGCGATAATCTCGCTTCGCAGTCCAAGGTCATCGAGTCCAATATCCAGAGCCTCAAACAGTTTGAGACTGAATATCGTACGCGCCTGACCGAATTCCTGGGTCAGTTGGTTTCTCAGGTCAGCGACACCAATACTTACAATAAGCTGGAAGAGTCCAAGGACTGA
- the recO gene encoding DNA repair protein RecO, translated as MALYRDEGVVLKTVKLGEADRIITLMTKNHGKIRAVAKGVRRTKSRFGGRLEPFMRDDLLIAEGRSLDVVSQAASISSYAARICVDYDAYAAANVIAETTDKLVSTEREPSQSQYLLLISALAALTRARHPAEAISDSYVMRALSQAGWTPRFASCAVCGKRDDLDYFSVAAGGILCSTDHTPDSRRIDLDGREQMEALVEGDWNILDHAPLEAEIRRFVEEWGEYYLERPIRSLKLLDS; from the coding sequence GTGGCGTTGTATCGGGACGAAGGCGTGGTCCTGAAAACCGTCAAACTCGGTGAAGCTGACCGCATCATCACCCTCATGACCAAGAATCACGGCAAGATTCGTGCCGTCGCCAAAGGCGTGAGGCGCACCAAGTCGCGGTTCGGCGGCAGGCTGGAGCCATTCATGCGTGACGATCTGCTCATAGCCGAAGGCCGCTCGCTTGACGTCGTATCCCAGGCCGCTTCCATTTCTTCCTATGCCGCACGAATCTGTGTGGATTACGACGCCTACGCCGCTGCCAACGTCATCGCCGAGACCACCGATAAGCTCGTCTCCACCGAACGTGAGCCTTCGCAAAGCCAGTACCTACTGCTGATTTCAGCGCTGGCAGCGCTTACCCGTGCCCGTCATCCTGCCGAAGCCATCAGCGATTCCTACGTGATGCGGGCCTTGTCACAGGCGGGTTGGACGCCGCGTTTCGCCTCATGTGCGGTATGTGGCAAACGAGATGACCTCGATTATTTTTCCGTCGCCGCCGGCGGAATCCTCTGTTCCACCGACCACACGCCGGACTCGCGGCGCATCGACCTCGACGGCCGCGAGCAGATGGAAGCACTTGTCGAAGGCGACTGGAATATACTTGATCATGCCCCGCTTGAGGCCGAAATTCGTCGATTTGTTGAAGAATGGGGTGAATATTATCTTGAACGGCCCATTCGCTCGCTGAAGTTGCTAGATTCATAA
- the dusB gene encoding tRNA dihydrouridine synthase DusB, whose product MKDFKEWLKRVDYSQARQHFDNGWDEVLKDLPGLDPSETSAQDGEYEAGDDGKPLPKIAPVDLGPLHVQTPVVLSPMAGVTNWPFRSICRAYGPDGLYVAEMITARALVARNPKAFRLCRFAPTEKIRSLQLYGVDPNITAQAAQMVVAGNMADHIDLNFGCPVPKVTRRGGGSALPWKTDLFRELVHRVVEVCNDANIPVTAKIRVGIDADHTTFLDAARIAEDEGCAAVTLHARTTAEYYGGHSDWSRIAELVQAVDIPVFGNGDIWGAEDALEMVRQTGCAGVAIGRGCQGRPWIFSDIKHAFAGSDERFSPTLGGVFQIIMAHGQLLLRFYDGDETMAVHDLRKHIAWYLKGFPVGGTTRRAFMESETLDDVRKVMDRLDPSVTYPQRVTDKPRGRVRYAKKVHVPYGWFDSRTTTHEEREQLFGDDPMDASY is encoded by the coding sequence GTGAAGGACTTTAAGGAATGGCTGAAGCGAGTCGATTATTCGCAGGCTCGGCAGCACTTTGATAATGGCTGGGACGAAGTGCTCAAAGATTTGCCTGGGCTCGATCCCAGTGAAACCAGCGCTCAGGACGGCGAATACGAGGCGGGCGATGATGGCAAGCCTCTGCCGAAAATTGCACCTGTCGATCTAGGGCCGCTGCATGTTCAGACCCCGGTCGTGCTTTCTCCGATGGCGGGCGTCACCAACTGGCCGTTCCGCTCGATCTGTCGGGCATACGGTCCTGACGGACTGTATGTCGCCGAAATGATCACCGCCCGTGCGCTCGTCGCCCGCAATCCAAAGGCGTTCAGACTTTGCCGCTTCGCGCCCACCGAGAAGATCCGCTCGCTGCAGCTCTACGGCGTCGATCCCAACATCACCGCGCAGGCTGCTCAGATGGTGGTTGCCGGCAACATGGCCGACCACATCGACCTCAACTTCGGCTGCCCGGTGCCCAAGGTTACCCGCCGTGGCGGCGGTTCGGCACTGCCTTGGAAAACCGATCTGTTCCGCGAACTCGTCCACCGTGTAGTCGAGGTGTGCAACGATGCCAATATCCCCGTGACCGCCAAGATTCGCGTCGGTATCGACGCCGACCATACGACGTTCCTCGATGCAGCTCGTATCGCCGAGGATGAGGGATGTGCAGCCGTGACGCTTCACGCACGCACCACAGCCGAATACTATGGCGGCCATTCCGATTGGAGCCGTATCGCCGAACTCGTCCAAGCTGTTGACATCCCGGTTTTCGGCAACGGCGACATCTGGGGTGCCGAGGATGCGTTGGAAATGGTGCGGCAGACCGGTTGCGCCGGCGTTGCCATCGGTCGGGGATGCCAGGGCAGACCATGGATTTTCTCCGATATCAAGCATGCATTCGCAGGCTCCGATGAACGTTTCAGCCCTACTTTGGGCGGCGTTTTCCAGATCATCATGGCCCACGGCCAGTTGTTGCTGCGATTCTACGACGGCGACGAAACGATGGCCGTGCATGATTTGCGCAAACACATCGCTTGGTACCTCAAAGGTTTTCCGGTCGGCGGTACGACGCGTCGGGCGTTCATGGAATCCGAAACGTTGGATGACGTCAGGAAGGTGATGGATCGGCTCGACCCGTCTGTCACGTATCCGCAGCGCGTCACCGACAAACCTCGTGGTCGTGTTCGCTACGCGAAAAAGGTGCATGTTCCTTACGGTTGGTTCGATTCCCGCACTACAACCCATGAGGAACGCGAGCAGCTTTTCGGCGACGACCCGATGGATGCCAGTTACTGA
- a CDS encoding isoprenyl transferase, which translates to MAFEHVDYTSLDVPAAPFSDPAIIPAFPKNKVPRHVGVIMDGNGRWAQQRGLTRTHGHQAAEPVVFDTIAGAIEAGVRYLSLYTFSTENWKRSPQEVRFLMGFSRDIIHRRVAQMDEWGVRVRWSGRRPKLWKSVIDELEVAMERTKHNSTIDVVFCINYGGRSEIADAAAAIAKEVRDGKISGDRVTESMISEHLYNPDIPDCDLVIRTSGEQRTSNFLPWEAAYAELDFAPELFPDYGRKALWRSIDHYVHRDRRFGGVKTQAK; encoded by the coding sequence ATGGCTTTTGAACATGTGGACTATACCTCGCTCGACGTACCAGCGGCACCGTTCTCCGATCCTGCAATCATCCCTGCATTCCCGAAGAACAAGGTACCCCGTCATGTCGGCGTCATCATGGACGGCAACGGTCGCTGGGCGCAGCAGCGCGGCCTGACCCGTACCCACGGCCACCAGGCCGCCGAACCGGTCGTTTTCGACACCATCGCGGGCGCCATCGAGGCTGGCGTGCGTTATTTGAGCCTCTATACGTTCTCCACCGAAAACTGGAAACGCAGCCCGCAGGAAGTGCGTTTCCTGATGGGCTTCTCGCGCGACATCATCCACCGTCGCGTGGCCCAGATGGACGAATGGGGCGTGCGCGTGCGCTGGTCCGGCCGTCGTCCGAAGCTCTGGAAATCCGTGATCGACGAGCTTGAGGTCGCCATGGAACGTACCAAGCACAATTCCACCATCGACGTCGTCTTTTGTATCAATTACGGCGGTCGTTCGGAGATCGCCGATGCCGCGGCGGCCATCGCCAAAGAGGTCCGCGATGGTAAGATCAGCGGCGACCGTGTCACCGAATCCATGATTTCGGAGCATCTTTATAATCCTGACATTCCCGATTGCGATCTGGTCATTCGCACTTCAGGCGAGCAACGCACTTCGAACTTCCTGCCATGGGAGGCCGCATACGCCGAGCTCGATTTTGCCCCCGAACTTTTCCCTGATTATGGGCGCAAGGCCCTTTGGCGTTCCATTGACCACTATGTTCATCGTGATCGGCGCTTTGGCGGCGTCAAGACACAAGCAAAGTGA
- a CDS encoding glycine--tRNA ligase has protein sequence MTQSKLDEVVSLAKRRGFVFPAGEIYGGTRSAWDYGPLGVALKDNIKREWWRSMVVTRGDVVGVDTSIILPSAVWEASGHVKVFNDPLIECLNCHKRQRADKLEESYAEKHGDKMPENGLKDIVCPDCGTRGQWTEPRDFNMMLRTHLGPVDDENSLHYLRPETAQGIFVDFKNVMTSSRSKPPFGIANMGKSFRNEITPGNFIFRTREFEQMEMEFFVEPGTDEAWHQYWIDTRTRWYTDLGINPENLRHYEHPKEKLAHYSKRTVDIEYKFGFKGSDWGELEGVANRTDFDLSAHQEHSGEDLTFFDQASGKKYIPYVIEPAAGLTRSLMAFLVDAYAVDEAPNTKGGVDRRTVLRLDPRLSPVKAAVFPLSKKAPLQGIAHDLAAELRQHDWMIDYDEAGAIGRRYRRQDEIGTPLCITVDFDTPDDHSVTIRERDSMKQERVDLDNVAKYVADRIGEKRVRYPEGPASIVGTTAADGGVDFAKESGIDESAPVKVAEAGGLY, from the coding sequence GTGACTCAATCCAAACTTGATGAAGTCGTATCGCTGGCCAAGCGTCGTGGTTTCGTGTTTCCTGCGGGGGAGATTTATGGCGGCACACGTTCCGCGTGGGATTATGGCCCGCTCGGCGTTGCTTTGAAGGACAACATCAAGCGCGAATGGTGGCGTTCGATGGTGGTCACGCGCGGCGATGTCGTCGGCGTCGACACCTCGATCATTCTTCCTTCCGCCGTATGGGAGGCTTCCGGACACGTCAAGGTCTTCAATGACCCGCTGATTGAGTGCCTGAACTGCCACAAGCGCCAGCGCGCCGACAAACTCGAGGAATCCTACGCCGAGAAGCATGGCGACAAGATGCCCGAAAATGGTCTCAAAGACATCGTCTGTCCCGACTGCGGCACCCGCGGCCAGTGGACGGAACCGCGTGATTTCAACATGATGCTGCGTACGCACTTGGGGCCGGTGGACGACGAGAACTCGCTGCACTATCTGCGTCCGGAAACCGCGCAGGGCATCTTCGTAGACTTCAAGAACGTGATGACCTCTTCACGAAGCAAGCCGCCGTTCGGCATCGCCAACATGGGCAAGTCCTTCCGCAACGAGATCACACCCGGCAACTTCATCTTCCGCACCCGTGAGTTCGAGCAGATGGAGATGGAGTTCTTCGTAGAGCCTGGCACCGATGAGGCGTGGCACCAGTATTGGATCGACACCCGCACCCGTTGGTACACCGACCTTGGCATCAACCCCGAGAACCTGCGCCACTACGAGCATCCCAAGGAGAAGCTTGCACACTATTCCAAGCGCACCGTCGACATCGAATACAAGTTCGGTTTCAAGGGCTCCGACTGGGGCGAGCTTGAAGGCGTGGCCAACCGCACCGACTTCGACCTTTCCGCGCATCAGGAGCATTCCGGCGAGGATCTCACTTTCTTCGACCAGGCCAGCGGCAAGAAGTACATTCCCTACGTCATCGAGCCGGCCGCGGGCCTGACCCGTTCGCTCATGGCCTTCCTCGTGGATGCCTACGCCGTCGACGAGGCACCGAACACCAAGGGCGGCGTCGATCGCCGCACCGTGTTGCGTCTCGACCCGAGGCTCTCGCCGGTCAAGGCCGCCGTCTTCCCGCTGAGCAAGAAGGCGCCGTTGCAGGGCATCGCCCACGATCTGGCCGCCGAACTGCGCCAGCACGACTGGATGATCGACTACGACGAGGCCGGAGCCATCGGCCGCCGCTATCGTCGTCAGGACGAGATTGGTACCCCGCTTTGCATTACGGTCGATTTCGACACCCCCGATGACCATTCGGTCACCATCCGTGAGCGCGATTCGATGAAGCAGGAGCGCGTCGACCTCGACAACGTGGCCAAGTACGTTGCTGACCGCATCGGAGAGAAACGCGTGCGCTACCCTGAAGGCCCAGCCTCCATCGTCGGCACCACCGCAGCCGATGGCGGCGTGGACTTCGCCAAGGAGTCCGGCATCGATGAGTCCGCCCCGGTCAAGGTAGCAGAAGCTGGCGGACTGTACTAA